A genomic segment from Triticum dicoccoides isolate Atlit2015 ecotype Zavitan chromosome 1A, WEW_v2.0, whole genome shotgun sequence encodes:
- the LOC119327546 gene encoding uncharacterized protein LOC119327546 → MRAYVNVTITVILLIGCLAVIGELGRVEAGRSYGDGRRADGGASKISLKICVHRDCHTKGEPIATECFCCMNLPEAPCYLRRDECQANCPNLPPSLPASAGGDGTTYTHEQMDGN, encoded by the exons ATGAGGGCGTACGTGAATGTGACGATCACCGTCATCTTGCTCATCGGGTGCCTGGCGGTGATCGGCGAGT TGGGTCGTGTCGAGGCCGGGAGAAGCTACGGAGATGGGCGGCGGGCCGACGGCGGCGCGAGCAAGATATCGCTGAAGATCTGCGTGCATCGGGACTGCCACACCAAGGGTGAACCTATCGCGACCGAATGTTTCTGCTGCATGAACTTGCCGGAGGCTCCGTGTTATCTTCGGCGGGACGAATGTCAGGCCAATTGCCCCAACCTGCCACCCTCACTGCCCGCCTCCGCCGGCGGCGACGGAACCACCTACACGCATGAACAGATGGATGGCAACTGA